The proteins below are encoded in one region of Chitinophagales bacterium:
- the mazG gene encoding nucleoside triphosphate pyrophosphohydrolase, translated as MQEKLKAFERILNIMNELREKCPWDKKQTMESLRILTIEEVYELNEAIAQNDLKSVKEELGDLLLHIVFYAKIGEEQQAFNIAEVIDSLCEKLIARHPHIYGDVKVNNEEEVKQNWEKLKLKEGRKSALEGVPKSLPALPKTQRIQEKARQLGFDWEAPQQVWQKVQEEIGELNEMIEKNASKGDVESEFGDVLFSLVNYARFIDVNPEAALERTNSKFVYRFQYMEKKAAENNCKLSDLSLAEMDVWWNEAKHTQP; from the coding sequence ATGCAAGAAAAACTAAAGGCATTTGAAAGGATTTTGAATATTATGAATGAATTGCGCGAAAAGTGTCCGTGGGATAAAAAACAAACCATGGAAAGTTTACGCATCCTTACCATTGAAGAAGTGTATGAATTGAATGAGGCTATTGCGCAAAACGATTTAAAATCTGTGAAAGAGGAGCTGGGCGATTTATTGTTACATATTGTATTTTACGCAAAAATTGGTGAAGAGCAGCAAGCATTTAATATCGCAGAGGTTATTGATAGTTTATGTGAAAAGCTAATTGCACGCCACCCACATATTTATGGCGATGTAAAAGTGAATAATGAAGAAGAGGTGAAGCAGAACTGGGAGAAATTGAAGTTGAAAGAAGGGCGCAAAAGTGCATTGGAAGGCGTGCCAAAATCGCTCCCTGCTTTACCTAAAACGCAGCGAATTCAAGAAAAGGCACGCCAACTCGGGTTCGATTGGGAAGCACCACAGCAAGTGTGGCAGAAAGTGCAGGAAGAAATTGGTGAGTTGAATGAGATGATTGAAAAGAATGCTTCTAAAGGTGATGTTGAAAGCGAGTTTGGGGATGTACTTTTTTCGTTGGTAAATTATGCTCGTTTTATTGATGTAAATCCTGAAGCCGCATTGGAAAGAACGAATTCGAAATTTGTTTATCGCTTTCAATATATGGAGAAGAAGGCTGCCGAGAATAATTGTAAACTAAGCGATTTGAGCTTAGCCGAGATGGATGTTTGGTGGAATGAGGCCAAACATACTCAACCATAA
- the ftcD gene encoding glutamate formimidoyltransferase: MKKIIECVPNFSEGRNKEIIQQITSAIEKVEGAQLLHVDMGAATNRTVVTFAGNEDAVVEAAFQAVKKASELIDMRHHTGEHPRQGATDVCPFIPIANASMEDCIHCAQRLAKRVAEELHIPVYLYEEAATAPHRKNLAHIRAGEYEGIAQKITLPEWKPDFGAAIFNEKSGNLITGARKILIAYNVNINTTSVRRANSIAFDVREQGRKVKNQQGEEIQQPGWCKAVKAIGWYIEEYGIAQVSMNLTDEAQTPIHTAFDACVKSAYERGMRVTGSELVGLIPLQSLLNAGRYFLEKQQRSIGVGEEELVRIAIKSLGLDELSPFIPEERIIEYVLKDKSTSLLANKTLTAFANQTASESPAPGGGSVAAYAGALGASLGAMVANLSSHKKGWDDQWQYFSNWAEKGQALKTQLLKAVDEDTQAFNAIMNAFALPKTTDAEKKVRAATIEEATQNAILVPYHVMEMAAESFDLLMAMAEKGNPNSISDAGVGALCARTAVYGAYLNVKINAASLKNETFKNEILAKAETLLQSALLRETSILEIVKAKM; this comes from the coding sequence ATGAAAAAAATAATTGAATGTGTTCCTAACTTTAGCGAAGGACGCAACAAAGAAATTATACAGCAAATTACCTCAGCCATAGAAAAAGTAGAAGGCGCACAACTTTTGCATGTAGATATGGGCGCTGCCACCAACCGCACCGTAGTAACCTTTGCGGGTAATGAAGATGCCGTTGTAGAAGCCGCTTTCCAAGCAGTAAAAAAAGCAAGCGAACTAATTGATATGCGCCACCACACCGGAGAACACCCGCGACAAGGCGCTACCGATGTGTGCCCATTTATTCCCATTGCCAATGCCAGCATGGAAGACTGTATTCATTGCGCGCAGCGCTTAGCAAAGCGAGTAGCAGAAGAACTACACATTCCTGTTTATCTATACGAAGAAGCTGCAACAGCACCACACCGCAAGAACTTGGCACACATACGCGCTGGCGAATACGAAGGCATTGCACAAAAAATTACATTACCCGAATGGAAGCCCGATTTTGGTGCAGCCATTTTTAATGAAAAGAGTGGCAACCTAATTACCGGAGCCAGAAAAATACTCATTGCCTACAATGTAAACATCAACACTACTTCGGTGCGCAGAGCCAACTCCATTGCGTTTGATGTACGCGAGCAAGGCAGAAAAGTAAAGAACCAACAAGGAGAAGAAATACAACAACCCGGTTGGTGCAAAGCTGTAAAAGCAATTGGTTGGTATATTGAAGAATACGGCATTGCACAAGTATCTATGAACCTTACCGATGAAGCTCAAACACCCATTCACACAGCATTTGATGCCTGCGTAAAAAGTGCATACGAGCGTGGCATGCGCGTAACCGGTTCTGAACTCGTGGGCTTAATTCCGCTGCAATCTCTTTTAAATGCCGGTCGCTACTTCTTAGAAAAACAACAGCGCAGCATAGGCGTGGGAGAAGAAGAATTGGTGCGTATTGCCATAAAAAGTTTAGGCCTAGATGAGCTATCGCCATTTATACCCGAAGAACGCATTATCGAATATGTTTTGAAAGATAAAAGCACCTCCTTGCTGGCAAACAAAACGCTAACTGCCTTTGCAAACCAAACAGCCAGCGAAAGTCCTGCTCCGGGTGGGGGCTCGGTTGCTGCTTATGCCGGAGCGCTGGGCGCCTCGTTGGGAGCAATGGTGGCTAACCTTTCTTCGCACAAAAAAGGCTGGGACGACCAATGGCAATACTTTAGCAACTGGGCAGAAAAAGGACAAGCCTTAAAAACACAACTACTAAAAGCAGTAGATGAAGACACACAAGCATTCAATGCCATTATGAATGCCTTTGCACTACCTAAAACCACCGATGCAGAAAAAAAGGTACGTGCCGCAACCATAGAAGAAGCTACCCAAAATGCAATTTTAGTTCCTTACCATGTAATGGAAATGGCAGCCGAAAGTTTTGATTTACTGATGGCAATGGCAGAGAAAGGCAACCCCAACTCCATAAGCGATGCCGGAGTAGGTGCGCTTTGTGCCAGAACAGCCGTGTATGGCGCATACCTTAACGTAAAAATAAATGCCGCTTCATTAAAGAATGAAACCTTTAAAAATGAGATACTCGCAAAAGCTGAGACCTTACTACAATCAGCACTCTTGAGAGAAACTTCTATTTTAGAAATCGTAAAAGCAAAGATGTAA
- the dapB gene encoding 4-hydroxy-tetrahydrodipicolinate reductase codes for MKVALIGYGKMGKEIERIIAETAGADEIVLKITSSNLHELTIENLQKADVAIEFTQPEVAVENIKKCFAANVPVVVGTTAWLQHLPEVRQACHAADAALFYAPNFSIGVNIFFEVNRKMAALMQHQPQYKVEMEEIHHTEKKDAPSGTAIKTAEVILSELKRVEQWQLHTTTAQNSTTCLPIVAKREPHVPGTHTVVYKSDVDELVFTHQAHSRRGFAAGAVTAARWLVGKKGVFEMKDLLAL; via the coding sequence ATGAAAGTTGCACTAATTGGCTATGGAAAAATGGGAAAAGAGATTGAACGTATAATAGCCGAAACTGCCGGAGCCGATGAAATAGTACTAAAAATTACGAGCAGCAATTTACATGAACTTACTATAGAGAATCTGCAAAAAGCCGATGTGGCAATCGAGTTTACACAGCCGGAAGTTGCGGTAGAGAACATAAAAAAATGTTTTGCTGCAAATGTACCGGTAGTAGTGGGCACTACTGCATGGCTGCAACATTTGCCCGAAGTACGGCAGGCTTGCCACGCAGCCGATGCGGCACTTTTTTATGCTCCCAATTTTTCTATTGGTGTAAATATTTTTTTTGAGGTGAATAGGAAGATGGCTGCTCTCATGCAGCACCAGCCGCAATACAAGGTTGAAATGGAAGAGATTCACCATACAGAGAAGAAAGATGCCCCCAGCGGTACTGCCATTAAAACTGCAGAGGTTATTTTAAGCGAGTTGAAAAGGGTAGAGCAGTGGCAATTGCACACTACCACTGCACAGAACAGCACTACTTGTTTACCCATAGTGGCAAAACGCGAGCCGCATGTGCCGGGTACGCATACGGTTGTGTACAAGAGTGATGTAGATGAACTAGTGTTTACACATCAAGCGCATTCGCGCAGAGGTTTTGCGGCAGGTGCTGTAACCGCTGCACGTTGGTTGGTTGGCAAAAAAGGTGTGTTTGAAATGAAAGATTTATTGGCACTTTAA
- a CDS encoding SAM-dependent DNA methyltransferase, whose product MTTAIKQLGKNKFGQYFTPKVVANFMIDMATITEYSKVLEPSCGEGVFLELLQQRGCKNVAAYEIDSTLSLRFQNVRYESFVSAVIDEKFDLVIGNPPYIRWKNLEDDLKAELSYNPAKFVKPFEKYIK is encoded by the coding sequence ATGACAACAGCAATAAAGCAGCTTGGTAAGAATAAATTTGGGCAATACTTTACTCCAAAAGTTGTGGCCAATTTTATGATTGATATGGCTACTATTACTGAATATTCGAAAGTGCTAGAGCCGTCTTGTGGCGAAGGGGTTTTTTTAGAATTGTTGCAGCAACGTGGCTGCAAAAACGTGGCAGCTTATGAAATAGACTCAACACTGTCGCTACGCTTTCAAAATGTGCGTTATGAAAGTTTTGTTTCCGCTGTAATTGATGAGAAATTCGATTTGGTAATTGGCAATCCACCATACATACGCTGGAAGAATTTGGAAGATGATTTAAAGGCAGAACTTTCTTACAATCCAGCTAAGTTTGTGAAGCCATTTGAGAAATACATAAAGTAA
- a CDS encoding carboxypeptidase-like regulatory domain-containing protein, whose product MLSCISLVATAQNIEVFGRVYDARTQEPMPYVSVKFNKVLQGVITDDNGVYRIRTNQSVDTLIFNFLGYKKVYKKLRHSKYQEINVEMEEGGISLEEVTVKAKKRKREIDTAAQYVYYRVLENKSKNSADNANSYRYQEYTKLLTSMLNPPKWFTRLRILKPFKFLFENIDYTEDSSKFVPGLMKESMADVYYQKHPKKYKRLVTADVLTGVDNESLNASIDYQTSNIQTYDDLYVIAGKSFQSPFSPGSNILYRYYLTDTVKMEGRTTYKLHFVAKNKEDVALKGYAWIDSATWAIKLYKFRPNEKANVNFLADYSIKQEFSFIKNQWILQSENLQAVGSINKKRSWFAVLAQKHYERKNIEIDVPLPDSVFRIPDEVEFDDSAKSLARPRLDSLRFSPLTPQERKVYVFSDTLPKVRAYKQWYYAINVLSTFMFRIPNFEGPVDIGRIYKFVSRNNVEGWRLRIGGRTTKHLSPYFMLEGHVAYGLKDKEFKYNGTIRIFPPSKVRKWNALQFMYQYDMAVLGQENLIVTFDNVMSLLRKKPLQRVMKIRNANVQWEKDWLNGLSTIMAFDQKTYYDIPQVFDFAKRDPHTGRIVRVPNYTTTELWVDLRYAHKEQSYIAYGYRYFQKGTRFPQLNFRITGGFKGFLDGQYNYMKLNAMLYHRLNWAAGYTKYTIKGGYLLGKVPYPSAFVFSGALTGFYYDKTTYNLMRDFEFIADKYVSIWIDHHFEGFFLNKIPGIKKLQLREFVTFKALLGNFSHSNNKALIVPSDFNTLSLVPYIEAGFGFENILKVIRIDFVWRATHLNPSRGNYWKDFGNNWGIKFCISPKP is encoded by the coding sequence TTGTTATCATGTATATCGTTGGTTGCAACAGCCCAAAACATAGAGGTATTTGGTAGAGTGTACGATGCCCGCACACAAGAACCAATGCCTTACGTGAGCGTGAAATTCAACAAGGTATTGCAAGGCGTTATTACCGATGATAATGGCGTGTACAGAATACGAACCAACCAATCCGTAGATACACTTATCTTTAATTTTCTGGGCTATAAAAAGGTATATAAAAAGCTGCGCCACAGCAAATACCAAGAAATAAATGTGGAAATGGAAGAAGGTGGAATTTCGCTCGAAGAAGTTACGGTAAAAGCCAAAAAGCGTAAGCGCGAAATAGATACTGCCGCACAGTATGTTTACTACAGAGTACTTGAAAACAAAAGTAAAAACAGTGCAGACAATGCAAATTCATATCGCTACCAAGAGTACACCAAGCTGCTTACATCTATGCTTAACCCACCCAAATGGTTCACACGGTTGCGCATTCTTAAACCATTCAAATTTTTATTTGAAAACATAGACTACACCGAAGACAGCAGCAAATTTGTGCCCGGCTTAATGAAAGAAAGTATGGCAGATGTATATTACCAAAAACATCCAAAAAAATATAAGCGCCTAGTTACTGCCGATGTGCTTACCGGAGTAGATAACGAATCGCTGAATGCTTCTATTGATTACCAAACATCCAATATTCAAACCTATGATGACTTGTATGTAATTGCCGGAAAATCTTTTCAATCGCCATTTTCACCCGGCTCTAATATTCTTTACCGATACTATCTTACAGATACCGTAAAGATGGAAGGTAGAACTACCTATAAACTTCACTTCGTAGCAAAGAACAAAGAAGATGTGGCGCTCAAAGGTTACGCATGGATAGATTCTGCCACATGGGCAATAAAACTTTACAAATTCCGCCCCAACGAAAAAGCCAATGTAAACTTCCTTGCCGATTACAGTATTAAACAAGAATTTTCATTCATAAAAAATCAGTGGATTCTACAATCGGAGAATCTACAAGCCGTAGGAAGCATCAATAAAAAAAGAAGTTGGTTTGCCGTATTAGCACAAAAACACTACGAGCGCAAAAACATAGAAATAGATGTTCCGCTCCCCGACTCTGTTTTTAGAATACCCGATGAAGTTGAATTTGACGACAGCGCCAAATCCTTGGCACGCCCACGTTTAGATAGTCTTCGATTTTCTCCGCTTACACCGCAAGAACGAAAAGTATATGTATTTAGCGATACTTTGCCAAAGGTGAGAGCATACAAACAATGGTACTATGCCATCAATGTGCTTTCAACCTTCATGTTTAGAATACCTAATTTTGAAGGTCCGGTAGATATTGGCAGGATATACAAATTTGTAAGCCGTAATAATGTTGAAGGCTGGAGGCTTAGAATTGGCGGCAGAACTACCAAACATCTTTCGCCATATTTTATGTTGGAAGGACATGTGGCATACGGTCTAAAAGATAAAGAATTTAAATACAACGGTACTATTAGAATTTTTCCGCCATCGAAGGTGCGCAAGTGGAATGCCCTCCAATTCATGTACCAATACGATATGGCTGTTCTTGGGCAAGAGAACCTTATTGTAACGTTCGATAACGTAATGTCGCTTCTTAGAAAGAAACCATTGCAGCGCGTAATGAAAATTAGAAATGCCAATGTGCAATGGGAAAAAGATTGGCTAAACGGACTTTCTACCATTATGGCATTCGACCAAAAAACCTACTACGATATTCCACAGGTTTTTGATTTCGCAAAAAGAGATCCGCATACCGGAAGAATAGTGCGCGTGCCCAACTATACCACCACCGAATTGTGGGTAGATCTCCGTTATGCACACAAAGAGCAATCATACATAGCGTATGGCTACCGATATTTCCAAAAGGGAACCCGCTTTCCGCAACTCAACTTTAGAATTACAGGCGGCTTTAAAGGCTTCTTAGACGGCCAATACAACTACATGAAGTTGAATGCCATGCTATACCACCGCTTAAACTGGGCTGCCGGTTATACCAAATACACTATTAAAGGTGGTTATCTTTTAGGCAAAGTTCCTTACCCATCGGCATTTGTGTTTAGTGGGGCACTCACAGGTTTTTATTACGATAAAACTACCTATAACTTAATGCGCGATTTCGAGTTTATTGCAGATAAATATGTGAGCATTTGGATAGACCATCATTTCGAAGGCTTTTTCCTCAACAAAATTCCCGGAATTAAAAAACTGCAACTGCGTGAGTTTGTAACCTTTAAAGCTCTATTGGGCAACTTTTCGCACAGTAATAATAAAGCGCTTATTGTGCCAAGCGATTTCAATACTTTATCGCTAGTACCGTACATTGAAGCGGGCTTTGGCTTCGAGAATATCTTAAAAGTAATACGAATAGATTTTGTTTGGCGTGCTACACACTTAAATCCAAGCAGAGGTAACTACTGGAAAGATTTCGGCAATAATTGGGGTATAAAATTTTGTATTTCGCCCAAGCCTTAA